One Anas platyrhynchos isolate ZD024472 breed Pekin duck chromosome 2, IASCAAS_PekinDuck_T2T, whole genome shotgun sequence DNA segment encodes these proteins:
- the GPR20 gene encoding G-protein coupled receptor 20 isoform X1 produces MLSRSRGHITSNNSALLADSAMTMPTSSTQMPALEHINATQRPNSSLYLFSVFIHPDKELYKEFYSLSIALMVVNAIIFLVGVVLNSLALYVFCFRTKTKTTSVIYTINLIVTDLLVGFSLPIRLIMFYCAGDCLYCSLVHIFGYYVNMYCSILFLTCICVDRYLAIVQVEASRKWRNPTCAKGICVFIWIFATVVTFSILIMAIQFAQCCLSKILVLMVCEYFFPLIIIIFFTARIMCALSKPSLMHQSRERRMRAVQLLITVLIIFMICFTPFHVGQVAIAINSKMSSNVNLLVYHVTVTLSSLNSCMDPIVYCFVTNNFQSTMKNIFRKTEPQQANVDILGTNKNSKGSNAIIAFSNTIGSPVSLPSPSSVQI; encoded by the exons ATGCTCAGCAGATCGAGGGGACATATTACCTCCAACAATTCAGCCCTG CTTGCTGACAGTGCAATGACCATGCCGACCTCCTCCACCCAGATGCCAGCTCTTGAACATATCAATGCCACCCAGCGACCCAACTCCAGCCTCTACTTGTTCTCCGTGTTCATCCACCCTGACAAAGAGCTGTACAAAGAATTTTACAGCCTATCGATCGCCCTGATGGTGGTCAATGCCATCATTTTCCTGGTGGGTGTCGTGCTGAACAGCTTGGCGCTGTATGTGTTCTGCTTCCGTACCAAGACAAAAACCACCTCTGTTATTTACACCATCAACTTGATCGTTACTGATCTCTTGGTGGGCTTCTCCTTGCCTATCCGGCTCATCATGTTCTACTGTGCAGGGGACTGCCTGTATTGTTCCTTGGTTCATATCTTTGGCTACTATGTCAACATGTACTGTAGCATCCTCTTCTTGACGTGCATCTGTGTTGACCGCTACCTGGCGATCGTACAGGTGGAGGCCTCACGTAAATGGAGGAACCCCACCTGTGCCAAGGGGATCTGTgtcttcatctggatctttgctACCGTAGTGACTTTCTCCATCCTCATCATGGCAATACAGTTTGCCCAGTGCTGCCTCTCCAAGATCCTGGTCCTGATGGTCTGTGAGTACTTCTTCCCCCTCATCATAATCATCTTCTTCACCGCCAGGATTATGTGCGCTCTCTCCAAGCCCAGCCTCATGCACCAGAGCCGGGAGAGGAGAATGAGGGCTGTGCAACTCCTTATCACCGTCCTCATCATCTTCATGATCTGCTTCACTCCTTTCCACGTGGGACAGGTAGCCATCGCCATCAATTCCAAAATGTCCAGTAATGTCAACCTCCTCGTCTACCATGTGACGGTGACACTGAGTAGCCTCAACAGCTGCATGGACCCTATTGTCTACTGCTTTGTCACCAACAACTTCCAGTCAaccatgaaaaacattttcaggaaaaccGAGCCACAGCAAGCCAACGTGGACATTCTGGGCACAAACAAGAACTCCAAGGGCTCCAACGCAATCATCGCGTTCTCCAACACAATAGGAAGCCCTGTGAGCTTGCCATCGCCAAGCAGTGTCCAGATCTAA
- the GPR20 gene encoding G-protein coupled receptor 20 isoform X2 translates to MTMPTSSTQMPALEHINATQRPNSSLYLFSVFIHPDKELYKEFYSLSIALMVVNAIIFLVGVVLNSLALYVFCFRTKTKTTSVIYTINLIVTDLLVGFSLPIRLIMFYCAGDCLYCSLVHIFGYYVNMYCSILFLTCICVDRYLAIVQVEASRKWRNPTCAKGICVFIWIFATVVTFSILIMAIQFAQCCLSKILVLMVCEYFFPLIIIIFFTARIMCALSKPSLMHQSRERRMRAVQLLITVLIIFMICFTPFHVGQVAIAINSKMSSNVNLLVYHVTVTLSSLNSCMDPIVYCFVTNNFQSTMKNIFRKTEPQQANVDILGTNKNSKGSNAIIAFSNTIGSPVSLPSPSSVQI, encoded by the coding sequence ATGACCATGCCGACCTCCTCCACCCAGATGCCAGCTCTTGAACATATCAATGCCACCCAGCGACCCAACTCCAGCCTCTACTTGTTCTCCGTGTTCATCCACCCTGACAAAGAGCTGTACAAAGAATTTTACAGCCTATCGATCGCCCTGATGGTGGTCAATGCCATCATTTTCCTGGTGGGTGTCGTGCTGAACAGCTTGGCGCTGTATGTGTTCTGCTTCCGTACCAAGACAAAAACCACCTCTGTTATTTACACCATCAACTTGATCGTTACTGATCTCTTGGTGGGCTTCTCCTTGCCTATCCGGCTCATCATGTTCTACTGTGCAGGGGACTGCCTGTATTGTTCCTTGGTTCATATCTTTGGCTACTATGTCAACATGTACTGTAGCATCCTCTTCTTGACGTGCATCTGTGTTGACCGCTACCTGGCGATCGTACAGGTGGAGGCCTCACGTAAATGGAGGAACCCCACCTGTGCCAAGGGGATCTGTgtcttcatctggatctttgctACCGTAGTGACTTTCTCCATCCTCATCATGGCAATACAGTTTGCCCAGTGCTGCCTCTCCAAGATCCTGGTCCTGATGGTCTGTGAGTACTTCTTCCCCCTCATCATAATCATCTTCTTCACCGCCAGGATTATGTGCGCTCTCTCCAAGCCCAGCCTCATGCACCAGAGCCGGGAGAGGAGAATGAGGGCTGTGCAACTCCTTATCACCGTCCTCATCATCTTCATGATCTGCTTCACTCCTTTCCACGTGGGACAGGTAGCCATCGCCATCAATTCCAAAATGTCCAGTAATGTCAACCTCCTCGTCTACCATGTGACGGTGACACTGAGTAGCCTCAACAGCTGCATGGACCCTATTGTCTACTGCTTTGTCACCAACAACTTCCAGTCAaccatgaaaaacattttcaggaaaaccGAGCCACAGCAAGCCAACGTGGACATTCTGGGCACAAACAAGAACTCCAAGGGCTCCAACGCAATCATCGCGTTCTCCAACACAATAGGAAGCCCTGTGAGCTTGCCATCGCCAAGCAGTGTCCAGATCTAA